The sequence GCACCGCCCTGCGGGTCAATCAGGCGCTCTCAAAGCATGTCCCGGTGTATGCCTTCGAGTTCAACGATCCGCAGGCCGCTACCCTGCTCAAGTCGCCCAGCGACCTGCCTGGACTGGGTTCGCACCATTCCAGTTCGCTGGCCTATGCCTTCCAGGCCCCAGTGATCGGTCTTTCCGATCCGGCCCTGTTCACGTCCGCCCAGCGCCAACTCTCGGACGCCTTCAGCGGCGCGTGGATGGCCTTCGTCAAGACGGGAACGCCTGATTCGGCTTGGAACCGTTTTGCCACTGCTCAGGGCAACGTGCAGGTCTTTACGCCTACCGGCGTGCAGACAAGCCTGAACTTTGCCAAAGACCATCAATGCGAGTATTGGCTGCCCCTAAATCTGCAATGAGGGGCGTCGGTAGACGCCCTGCTCTCCCCCTGAGGTGACCCATGAACCGAACCCGACTCCCTCTCCTGCTGGCCCTCAGTGGCCTGCTCACCTCCACCGCCCTCGCCCAGAGCGGGCAGATCGCCGACGGTACCTGGACTTTGCGGGAACTGCGCGACGCCTCTGGCAGCACACGCTTTGGTGGCCTAGATGCCCCGACCCTGCGGCTGCTGGGCACCGGCATCAGTACGGCTGAGGGCACCCAAGTCTCGGGCTTCGCCGGCTGCAATACCTTCAAGACCACCGGGGTCTTCACGGCCCTGACCCTCAAGCTGCGGCCCATCGCTACGACCCGGCGGGCTTGCCCGGAGCCGCAACTGGCGTTGGAACAGCGCTACTTGAACGTCCTCCAAGGCGCGCGGGTCTACCGGCGTCAAGGCCAGACGCTGACCCTGACAACTGGCCAGGCGCAGGCGATCTACGTGTACGGCAGTGAGGCAGGGCGGCGGCTGGTGACCACCTGGCGTCTGGTCGGCTTTCAGGGCGACACGCCGTTAACGGTGACCTTCTCCGCCGATGGGCAAATCAGTGGCTCAGGAGGCTGCAATACCTTCCGGGGGCGCTACAACGTCGACGATCAGGCGTTGTCCGTCGGGCCGCTGGCCAGCACCCGGCGGGCCTGCCCCTCTCCTGAGCTTCAGGCGCAGGAACAGCGCTTCCTGCAAGACCTCCAGCAGGTGACGCGTTTGGAGGTCACCGGCGCGCTGCTGACCTTGGTCACCCGGGACGGTCGCCGGCTTCAGTTCGCCCGGCCAGTCAACTGAAGTCGGCACAGCCGCTGAGCCGTGTGCCAAGGCCTGTTGACTCCTCGCTCAGGTCTGACCGGGGGAGCAGCATGCTGCTCCCCCGTTAATGGCTAAATTCGAGCTTAGAAACTATCCGACGAGTGAACTGAGCATGGAATGAAGCTGAGTCCTTGACAGTTTGAGGAGGCTTTTGATTCAAATCTGCCTCACTTTAGGGTGACAGCCACAAATACCGGGTCGGCATTTGGGCCTTCAAAGCCTATTCCGTAGGCCCGCAAGGTGAACAGGACGCGGTTGCCCCGCACATCCACCCGTTCCAGGCTGTACCGGGCGGCACAAGTGCGGGAAGCAGGCAAGGCAACGTCTTGATACACCACGCGCCCCCGCACACTGAGGCGGAAGCCAGACGTGAAGTCGCCAGAGTTCAAGTACTCCGGTGGACACGTGGACGGCAAGCGGAACACACTGAGCTTGATCGGAGCAACACTATTCGCCGTCCATAGGGTGACCGGCGTAGTTTGGCTTTGCCCCGCCCCGATGCCGTCAGACCAAGAAGGATAAGGCGTGGGATAGATCCGGCGGTAACGCGGCACAGACGTAACGCCTGGATTCAGGCTCAATCGGGCGAACAGATCAACCCCAGGCGCGGAGGTCAGCAACTGCGCCAACACGACCGGAGCCCTCGTTTCGGCCGCTTTTTTGGCGGTGTAAGCGGTCGTTCCGGTGGCCGTGTTCAGGACGTTCACCTGCGCTGCACCGAATCCACTGCCGTCCAATGTTCCAGACATGACGGCCAACACGTGCTGGCTGGAGGGCGAGAAAGCAACGCGGGTGATGTCCAGACGGTTGCCCGCCCACGCTGTCGAGGCCAACACGATCAGGGCCGGGAACAAGAATCGCCGCATAGCGTACCTTACACCGCTGGCGGGAATTTCTGGAGCGGGGACGCTGCTCGGCGGCTTCCTATGCTTTGCAGCCTTGCCCGTTACCTGTGCCTTGCACCAGGGCTCAGCTCGGCTTTGGCCATTGATCTTAAGCGGGGCGCTGCTTCCGAAGTGGTTCTTTGGAGTTCTGCAAGGATTTGTCCCGCTCTGCTTGGCACGGATCTGGCCGCAAGTCCAAGTGCTGGTGGTGGGTGCGGTGTTGTCGCCTGGAAAACGGACAGTGACTGCCGCAACCCATGCTCCAGGCTAAAGCCATGACGCAACTGCCTGCCAAAGCTCAAGGCCAGCGCCCCCGACTGTCACCGCGTGCAAGGGTGTGGCTGGCCATTTTTCTGGCAGGCTTTCTAGGCTATCTGCTGGCCCTCGGCATTGGCGCAGCCGTGCGCCCGCCGCTGGTGGTGGGCCAAGACGCCGCTGTACAGGGCGCACAGGCCCGCGCCACGCTACAAACCAGTCCCGGCACGTTTCTGGATATTCAGCCTGTGAACGGGCAAGACGACACGCTGCTCGTGTTCTATTCCGGCGGCTTGGTGCGCCCACAGGCCTACGAATGGTTGGGGACAGCGTTGGCGGGACGGGGCGTGCGAACTGTGATCCCCGCCTTCCCGCTGGATTTGGCTGTGACTGGCATTGGCCGCGCGGACGCCTTGATCAAGCAATTCGGTACAGGTAAACGCGTCATTCTCGCTGGACATTCGCTCGGAGGCGCGATGGCGGCTCAATATGCGCGTGACCACCGGGCACAACTGGCGGGCCTGATCCTGATGGGCGCGTACCCGGCAGGCAACGTCAGCCTGCGCGACTCGGCTGGAACGTCTTTGCCTGTACTGTCGCTGCTCGCCGAGCATGACGGGGTGGCCGACGCTGCCGAGGTTCGGGATGGTTTGACACGGTTGCCCACCTCTGCCCGCCTGACCGTCATTGGTGGAGCTGTCCACGCCTTCTTTGGGCGCTACGGCCCGCAACAGGGCGACGGCGTTCCCACCGTGACCCGTGCTCAGGCTGAAACACAAATTGTGGCGGAGATTGGGGCGTTTTTGGATGGGATCAGGGAGCAATAAGCGAGCGAACCTACCTGGATGTTGCGAGGGTTCCAGTACCCCGGCGAACTGAATGAGCGCCATCGTATTTTCGGCCGCTTGAGCACCAAAGACCGAATGGAGGGCAAAGGCTGTACACCGCAAGAGGCGCAACGTCTTTAGGGTCGGGCTTCCCCCTGAGCGGCTGTGGGCGGCTGAAGGCCCCCACCGGCCCGCAACGCGTCGCGAATCTCGGCCAACAGTTTTTCTTCGTTGCTGGGTTCGGCCACTGGGGGTTTGTCTTGCTGCTTGAAGCGGGTGGTGAGGTGGTTCATGGGCGTGACCACCAAGAAGTAGATCACGGCGGCAATCAGGATGAAGTTGATGATCGCGGTAATGAAGGTGCCGTAGTCGAAGGTCACGTTGTTGACCACGAACGCTCCACCAACGCGGGTGCCGCCGCCAGTCGCCAGCTTGATCAGTGGGTTGAGGAAGGCGGCGCTAAAAGCCGTGACGATGCCGCTGAAGGCCGCACCGATCACCACACCGACAGCCAGATCGACAACATTGCCCCGAAGAATGAAATTCTGAAAGCCTTTTAACATAGATGTTCTCCATGAGCGCCGATCGCGCCCTGTGAGCAGTGACTTCATGGCGTGAGCGGCAAACCTGAGAACACTTTAGAGCTTAGGGAGAAGGGGAGCGGACTGACGGCGTTGGAAAGACCATTCGCTTCTTAGAATGATCCCTAAAGTAATCAGCGTTACGCTTACGTTCTGTGCGAAGACGGACAAAGCCTACGTGAGGCCCTCAATCATCTAAGGGGAAAGTGTGCCTGACCGTGTACATCTTTTAGAGTGAGCGCGGAAAAACTCGTCTGAAAGTCAACATCCGATTCAACCCTGCTCGATCCTTAAAAGAGTCTCTGTGCTGCGCCCCAACCGCGTTCTGGCCCGGTCTAGCTGCTGACTCATCCCGGCCCTTGCTTAGACCGATGTCACTGCGTAGACGGCTGAGCCTGACTTTGCTTGGGGCCTGCCATTCCAGCGGGCTTTCCCCCTGCACGAATCTAGCTTTCGGACAGATTCAGCGCGGCGTGGGCCAGCGTCGTCAAGTGGCACGTGCCTACCTCACCCATCCCTTGGCAAACAGTGAACCTTGTGCGGCAAAACGTGCAGGTGTTCACTTCTACGAGCCTCTAAGAAGGCGTCAGCTTTGCCGCCGACCGTCTATGCAGTCTGTGGTCGGCGCTGAATCTGAAGTAAGGCACAAGGGCCGGCTCGTCCTGGTACAGGTCTGAGAGCCCAATTTGGATGAACGACGTATGGATTGGCCGTTCTCAAGCCCAACGGCGTCCCCGGCAGCATGAAACCCTCAGTGGGACTCTGCACTGCCTTCACCCCCACACCATAGAGACCGGATAAAGAAAGGACAAAGATCCATTCTATGAGAATATCATGTGACAGGCGGATCCTTGTCTCACAATGAAGCTATGACTTCTGCTCTCCCCGTCTTGCTGGGCAGCACCAGTGCACTCAGCATTATGACCTTGGTGTTGTTATTTACGGGCAACACAATGGCGATGGCCATGACGGCCGCCTCCGCCATTGTGTTGGGAGTGATGGCCGTCCCCATGTTGGCACAGCAACAGGAGACAGAGGATACTTTCTAGCTGGGCAAGGTCAGTTGTTCACCTCTTGCAGTATCTACGAGCAACTTATGTCGTCGCAGAGAGGGCGACGAGCCGAGAACGGTAGGCGTCGTCCCATCTGACGCGCTTTCTATTCTTGGCGAGACCCCCGGCGGTACCTTCGAGCCGCATGAGATTTAAGGCCCAGCGTCTGAGGGTGGCCAGATTTTTATGGCCATGATTTGTGCGGGTCTTGGATTCGTCTTCACAGGGTTCTGGCAACTTGAGCGCGATAGGCTGATCGTGCGTGACAGACCGCAACCCCGATCGCCACGGTTTTCCGCCCGGCATCATCCAGGACGCTCTCTGGCTCGACCATCCTTTCTCTCTGAGCCAGCGTGATGTTCAGGACCTGCGCCAAGAGCGCAGAATCCAGGTGAGGCACGAGACGCGGCGCCCATGGAACATCAAGGTTGCACCGCGCCTGAGCGAAGAGTAGCGGCACCGGGAACCCCACCCCTGTTCCCGGTGGTTTCTGGACGAGGTCTGCCTCGAGATCAAGGGCCAACAGCTCGGGGTGTGGCGAGCCGTCGATGCCTCCGGCGCCGTGTTGGACCTTCTCCTGCACGCTCGGCGAGCTTCCCAGGCGACGAAACCCTGTCATGAACGGCTCTTGGTCACTGACGACGTGCCAGAGGTGATGCACACCGATACGCTCCGGAGCAGCCCTTCGAGCATGACCCGTGCTCCACGCTGTGGAGCACGTCCAAGTCATCTCAACGGCTCGCTGCCCTACCCTGATTGAACACGCCCATCGGCCGACCCGACCACACGAGCGGAGCCCGATGGGCTTCAAAAATCAGAGACGAGCACAGGACTTCCTCGCCCTGCAGGCCCGCAGTTCAAACCTTTTGCAACACACCTGCACGACCGTTCCCGCCCACCTCCGAAGATCGAACCAGCACCGTGCCCACTGAGCAGAGCAAAACGCGGTTGATGTGACCGTCTGAACTTCAGACGGTCACTTTTCCCAGTCGGCCCCTCGCCGATTAAGGTGCCAGAACCGCTTCCAGAATGTTTGCTGTGCGTTTGAGCGAAACAAAGTGTACTGCATTCAGGTAGACCGCCAATCCGTGCATGCAGGGCCCGTACTGCACTTGACCAGGAACCTGAGCCGGAAAAGAAGCCTGCTCGCGGTGATGACAGGTCGGACAAACCTTCACCTGGGCGCGGTACTCCACCGCATGTAAACGGATCTCTGGCAGATTCAGAACCTGCCGCGCGAGTTCATCAATGATGGTGACCGAGTCCCAGGTCTAACCACAACCACAGTGCCCTATCACAGCAGGCGTCACGACCTCATCAGGATGATCGACCATCTTCAGCGTCTTGCCTGGGTGATCGGGTTGAGCGCCAGAAGATCGGCCAGTCTTTTGGCGCTCAGTCTTCGGACTCCAAGGCTTGTCCTGGCTTGGTGGCCGATTTGAGGTCCTGCTATTCGGACCGAGACGCGCCTTGAGGTCCTGAAGCTCAGCAAGCACTTCGGCTAGTT is a genomic window of Deinococcus sp. QL22 containing:
- a CDS encoding META domain-containing protein, which gives rise to MNRTRLPLLLALSGLLTSTALAQSGQIADGTWTLRELRDASGSTRFGGLDAPTLRLLGTGISTAEGTQVSGFAGCNTFKTTGVFTALTLKLRPIATTRRACPEPQLALEQRYLNVLQGARVYRRQGQTLTLTTGQAQAIYVYGSEAGRRLVTTWRLVGFQGDTPLTVTFSADGQISGSGGCNTFRGRYNVDDQALSVGPLASTRRACPSPELQAQEQRFLQDLQQVTRLEVTGALLTLVTRDGRRLQFARPVN
- a CDS encoding DUF2259 domain-containing protein produces the protein MRRFLFPALIVLASTAWAGNRLDITRVAFSPSSQHVLAVMSGTLDGSGFGAAQVNVLNTATGTTAYTAKKAAETRAPVVLAQLLTSAPGVDLFARLSLNPGVTSVPRYRRIYPTPYPSWSDGIGAGQSQTTPVTLWTANSVAPIKLSVFRLPSTCPPEYLNSGDFTSGFRLSVRGRVVYQDVALPASRTCAARYSLERVDVRGNRVLFTLRAYGIGFEGPNADPVFVAVTLK
- a CDS encoding alpha/beta hydrolase; translation: MTQLPAKAQGQRPRLSPRARVWLAIFLAGFLGYLLALGIGAAVRPPLVVGQDAAVQGAQARATLQTSPGTFLDIQPVNGQDDTLLVFYSGGLVRPQAYEWLGTALAGRGVRTVIPAFPLDLAVTGIGRADALIKQFGTGKRVILAGHSLGGAMAAQYARDHRAQLAGLILMGAYPAGNVSLRDSAGTSLPVLSLLAEHDGVADAAEVRDGLTRLPTSARLTVIGGAVHAFFGRYGPQQGDGVPTVTRAQAETQIVAEIGAFLDGIREQ
- the mscL gene encoding large conductance mechanosensitive channel protein MscL, whose translation is MLKGFQNFILRGNVVDLAVGVVIGAAFSGIVTAFSAAFLNPLIKLATGGGTRVGGAFVVNNVTFDYGTFITAIINFILIAAVIYFLVVTPMNHLTTRFKQQDKPPVAEPSNEEKLLAEIRDALRAGGGLQPPTAAQGEARP
- a CDS encoding DUF6444 domain-containing protein, with protein sequence MLAELQDLKARLGPNSRTSNRPPSQDKPWSPKTERQKTGRSSGAQPDHPGKTLKMVDHPDEVVTPAVIGHCGCG